One genomic region from Acidobacteriota bacterium encodes:
- a CDS encoding single-stranded DNA-binding protein: MASFNKITIVGYLGRDPEIRYTPSGEAVCNFSVATTERRKDASGEFQDLTTWFKITVWRRQAEIANQYLSKGKQVYVEGRLRQTEYTDRDGNRRTALEVTASDIQFLGAKGEESGTPSTVKPVARSATPDSGFDAPVNDDEIPF; this comes from the coding sequence ATGGCATCCTTCAATAAAATTACCATCGTAGGGTATTTAGGGCGCGACCCCGAGATTCGCTATACCCCCAGCGGTGAAGCGGTCTGTAACTTCTCGGTCGCTACGACCGAGCGGCGTAAAGATGCTTCCGGCGAATTTCAGGACCTAACGACCTGGTTCAAGATTACCGTATGGCGCAGGCAAGCAGAAATTGCCAACCAATATCTTTCAAAAGGCAAGCAAGTCTATGTTGAAGGCCGCTTGCGTCAGACTGAATATACTGACCGCGATGGCAACCGTCGCACAGCTTTGGAAGTAACGGCTTCGGACATTCAATTCCTCGGAGCCAAGGGCGAGGAGAGCGGAACGCCTTCAACTGTCAAGCCAGTCGCCCGCTCAGCTACCCCCGACAGTGGCTTCGACGCGCCCGTCAACGACGACGAAATACCATTCTAG
- a CDS encoding tetratricopeptide repeat protein, which yields MKEHAPWIIVSALVVLLGASSPASGEKELIIRLQGEVLVLQRQLRDLQESFDKAQGQSNASLQKLADSSEGSQRILAGIEESFKTTQTSQTNNLAGTNARLNKIIDQLTTNEQKFNQLGQQVQGLKSTVEQYQHRLDTVNEEQREREKKQADAVPTITGPEQLYSFAYNQFSQGKYDQAIANFRRYLNGYGQTEAADNALFWIAESLTAQGKIAEALREYERLLIDYPNSDRGASTTFKKGVLLLQLERREEGVGALRSVIARYPASPEASQATQELTRLGESLTPPAQPATKPNTRIRSGKPTP from the coding sequence ATGAAAGAACACGCGCCTTGGATCATAGTATCGGCCTTGGTCGTCCTCTTGGGTGCCAGTTCTCCGGCCAGCGGAGAGAAAGAATTGATTATCCGGCTACAGGGCGAAGTGCTCGTATTGCAGCGGCAGTTGAGAGATTTACAAGAGTCTTTCGATAAGGCACAAGGCCAATCTAACGCATCCTTACAAAAGCTTGCCGATTCATCGGAAGGTTCACAACGCATCTTAGCTGGCATTGAGGAAAGTTTTAAGACGACCCAAACCTCACAAACCAACAATCTTGCCGGCACAAACGCCCGATTGAATAAAATCATTGATCAGTTGACTACCAATGAGCAGAAGTTCAATCAACTAGGCCAGCAGGTTCAGGGGCTTAAAAGCACTGTCGAGCAGTACCAGCACCGGTTGGACACAGTAAATGAGGAACAACGCGAACGTGAGAAGAAACAGGCTGACGCGGTTCCGACTATTACTGGGCCTGAACAACTTTACTCATTCGCCTACAACCAATTTAGTCAGGGTAAATACGATCAGGCAATTGCCAATTTCCGCCGCTACCTCAATGGCTATGGTCAAACGGAAGCTGCCGACAATGCGCTCTTTTGGATAGCCGAGAGCCTGACTGCACAAGGCAAAATCGCTGAGGCATTACGTGAATACGAGCGCTTGCTGATTGATTACCCTAACTCTGATCGCGGGGCATCAACCACATTCAAAAAAGGCGTCTTACTACTACAACTTGAACGGCGTGAAGAGGGTGTAGGCGCTTTACGTTCGGTTATTGCCCGATACCCCGCATCACCAGAAGCTAGCCAGGCAACGCAAGAATTAACACGGCTGGGGGAGAGCCTTACGCCTCCAGCACAACCGGCAACCAAACCAAACACCCGCATCAGGAGTGGGAAACCCACGCCCTAA
- the accA gene encoding acetyl-CoA carboxylase carboxyl transferase subunit alpha, translating to MQRVQLARHERRPYALDFIERIFTDFQEVHGDRKCLDDAAIVAGMAKLDGRPVAIIAHQKGRHVKERQERNFGMPKPDGYRKALRVMKLAEKFNRPIFTLIDTPGAFPGLDAEERGQGEAIALNLREMSKLKVPVIVTITGEGGSGGALAIGVGDRVNILENAVYSVITPEGCAAILWKDAGQSAHAAAGMKMTAPDLAEAGIVDEIIQEPAGGAHEDWDAAASFLAVSLRQSLSEVEELSVAERNALRYKKFRYMGQFLEI from the coding sequence ATGCAACGGGTGCAGTTAGCCCGCCACGAGCGTCGCCCCTATGCGTTGGATTTTATCGAACGCATCTTTACCGATTTTCAGGAAGTGCACGGTGACCGAAAGTGCCTGGATGATGCTGCGATTGTCGCGGGGATGGCCAAACTTGATGGCCGCCCGGTCGCCATCATTGCGCATCAGAAAGGCCGCCACGTTAAAGAACGGCAAGAACGCAATTTCGGTATGCCCAAACCGGATGGCTACCGCAAGGCCTTGCGTGTGATGAAGCTGGCTGAAAAGTTCAATCGCCCGATCTTTACTCTGATTGACACGCCCGGCGCTTTTCCTGGTTTGGACGCCGAAGAGCGCGGGCAAGGGGAGGCCATCGCGTTGAACTTGCGCGAGATGTCCAAGCTCAAGGTTCCGGTGATTGTCACCATAACAGGTGAGGGCGGTTCTGGCGGTGCGTTGGCAATAGGCGTGGGCGACCGGGTGAACATTCTGGAAAACGCGGTCTATTCCGTTATTACCCCGGAAGGCTGTGCCGCGATTCTATGGAAAGATGCTGGACAGTCGGCGCATGCGGCGGCGGGAATGAAAATGACTGCCCCCGACTTGGCTGAAGCCGGGATTGTTGATGAGATTATTCAAGAACCTGCTGGAGGCGCACACGAAGATTGGGATGCGGCAGCGTCCTTCCTTGCGGTAAGCCTGCGACAGTCACTTAGTGAAGTGGAAGAATTGAGCGTAGCGGAGCGAAACGCTCTTCGCTATAAAAAGTTTCGCTACATGGGGCAGTTTTTAGAGATTTAG